The genomic stretch GCCTCAAAGCCATTTCAGGGGAAATGCCAGCGTGCCCATTCAGCAACAACGAAAGGGTCTTCCGCGTTACGCCAAGGGCTTCAGCGGCTTTTGTAACGGTCAGGCCAAGGGGGTCGATGCACAGATCCCGTATAATCTCGCCGGGGTGTGGAGGGTTTTTCATAGCCATAGTTTATGTCTCCTAATGATAGTCAATCAAATCAACATCGGTTGCCTGTCCGTTCTCAAAATGGAAAATCACCCGCCAATTCCCCGAAACAGATACCGAATAAAACCCGGCAAGGTCTCCCTTGAGCTGATGAAACCGTAGTCCCGGGATATTCATATCTTCAGTAACAAAGGCAGTGTCAAGTAAAGCAAGAATGTGACGCAGCCGCTTAACCAACTCTTGCTTTACCCCCTTGGTTTGGTCATCATAGTAGAGGGCGACAAGGCCTTTGTGCTTTATGCTACTTACCATAAACAGTGTACCCCATTACGTAACAGGTTACAATAAATTTATCAAAGATGCCATAAAAATCATGTCCGGCACAGAAGTAAAAACCATCAGATTTCATTAAGGAAACCCACAAAAACTACTTTACCTTCAACCTTTCTCTAACCGTTGATTCATTAACACCTAAAGCCTTACCTATTTTCCGGAAAGAAAGGCCTCGGTTTCGCATTTCTTTGGCTTCATTTATTCTGAAGTCTGGAACAGGGGGTCGGCCTAAGCGCTTACCCTTGCTCCTGGCGTTATGAAGGCCGGCGATTACACGTTCACGGATAATCTCTTTTTCAAACTCAGCCACGGCACCGACAACATGGAAGAGGAGTCTGCCGGTCGGCGTGGTGGTATCGAGGCCGTTATCATAAGAAACAAAGTCAATCCCCAAAGACTGCAAGTCGTCCAGGGTGGCTATAAGATCTTTCAGGGATCTGCTCAGTCGGTCCAGTTTGTAGACCAGGAGAACGTCGAAGCTTCGCCTTTTAGCATCTGTAATCATTTCATTGAAGGCAGGGCGTTTCATATTGGAACCGGTAAAGCCAGTGTCTATGTATTCTCTAAAAAGTTTCCAGGAGCGTTTCTCGACGAATTCCCGGAGAGCGTTTATTTGTGATTCGGTTGATTGCCGGTCGGTTGATACCCTGGCATATATGGCAACGGTTTTTATATCCATAAAACAGGTGAGTAAAAAACCCTCCCAAAAACGGATTTTTAAAAGCCAATAAAATCAGCTATTTTCATGATAGCAAAAGAGTGAGTAAAAAACAAATGATTTCTACGCACTAAGCAGGCGCGCTTTTCAAACTCAGGATGATAAGATTTCTCTTGAAATACGCCGCTGTAGGTGATAGTGGATATGGGTACAAAGGATAGCAAAATTGTGGACAAACGCAGAACCATAAAAGGCT from Syntrophales bacterium encodes the following:
- a CDS encoding type II toxin-antitoxin system RelE/ParE family toxin, whose protein sequence is MVSSIKHKGLVALYYDDQTKGVKQELVKRLRHILALLDTAFVTEDMNIPGLRFHQLKGDLAGFYSVSVSGNWRVIFHFENGQATDVDLIDYH
- a CDS encoding HigA family addiction module antitoxin, which produces MAMKNPPHPGEIIRDLCIDPLGLTVTKAAEALGVTRKTLSLLLNGHAGISPEMALRLSQAFGRSPESWLQLQGSYDLAQVRGSGSEIHVKPLMEHAPSHP
- a CDS encoding recombinase family protein, with product MDIKTVAIYARVSTDRQSTESQINALREFVEKRSWKLFREYIDTGFTGSNMKRPAFNEMITDAKRRSFDVLLVYKLDRLSRSLKDLIATLDDLQSLGIDFVSYDNGLDTTTPTGRLLFHVVGAVAEFEKEIIRERVIAGLHNARSKGKRLGRPPVPDFRINEAKEMRNRGLSFRKIGKALGVNESTVRERLKVK